A genomic segment from Myxococcota bacterium encodes:
- a CDS encoding PEP-CTERM sorting domain-containing protein produces MRMRLSMLSVLFAFSVASPALAVSTFHSSASFLGALSTYVVEDFEDEALVGTPNSGGVSSLVLSDFTVTSSKPALKILGAPAFGNHNTTPGGSQYLSADTDLGFVAASVGVSAFPGPVNAVGFELIDFDLMPAVVTVNGHSYWVKPTGDGGSRFFGVIADAPITSLRIGPLGLDSHWSIDDLVLGSTRRLMPAVPEPSAALVFGIGSVFAATATRRRRIARA; encoded by the coding sequence ATGCGGATGCGGCTCTCGATGCTCTCGGTGCTCTTCGCGTTCTCGGTGGCGAGCCCGGCGCTCGCGGTCTCGACCTTCCACAGCTCGGCGAGCTTCCTCGGCGCGCTCTCCACGTACGTCGTCGAGGACTTCGAGGACGAGGCGCTCGTCGGCACGCCGAACTCGGGCGGCGTCTCGAGCCTCGTGCTGAGCGACTTCACCGTCACGTCGAGCAAGCCGGCGCTGAAGATCCTCGGCGCGCCGGCGTTCGGCAACCACAACACGACGCCGGGCGGGAGCCAGTACCTCTCGGCCGACACCGACCTCGGCTTCGTCGCCGCGTCGGTCGGCGTCTCGGCCTTTCCGGGCCCGGTGAACGCGGTCGGCTTCGAGCTGATCGACTTCGACCTGATGCCGGCGGTCGTGACCGTGAACGGCCACTCCTACTGGGTGAAGCCGACCGGCGACGGAGGCTCGCGCTTCTTCGGCGTGATCGCGGACGCGCCCATCACGTCGCTGCGCATCGGGCCGCTCGGCCTCGACAGCCACTGGAGCATCGACGACCTGGTGCTCGGGAGCACGCGTCGCCTGATGCCGGCGGTGCCGGAACCGAGCGCGGCGCTCGTGTTCGGAATCGGCTCGGTGTTCGCGGCCACGGCGACGCGGCGCCGCCGCATCGCGCGCGCCTGA
- the ahcY gene encoding adenosylhomocysteinase, with protein sequence MSERLPYKVKDLGLAAWGRKEIRLAEHEMPGLMAIRERYRASQPLAGIKVMGSLHMTIQTAVLIETLTELGADVRWVSCNIFSTQDHAAAAVVVGPHGTPEDPQGTPVFAWKGETLEEYWWCTKEALVWPDGSGPDQIVDDGGDATLWIHKAREFEQAEKVPDFNPATDAEEWGVILELAKSEFEENRKKWTPISENVRGVSEETTTGVHRLYQMATAGTLLFPAINVNDSVTKSKFDNIYGCRHSLPDGLMRATDVMLGGKVAVVCGYGEVGKGCAQALRGQGCRVIVTEIDPICALQAAMEGYEVKTVEDVVETADIFVTTTGNFDIITAKHMARMKDKAIVGNIGHFDNEIDMAGLKKIAGIRKENIKEQYDEWIFPDGHSVLILAEGRLLNLGCATGHPSFVMSASFTNQVLAQIELAKNRDQYERKVYMLPKQLDEEVARLHLEQLGVKLTKLSKAQADYIGVPIEGPYKPDHYRY encoded by the coding sequence ATGAGCGAACGACTGCCGTACAAGGTGAAGGATCTCGGCCTGGCCGCGTGGGGCCGCAAGGAGATCCGGCTGGCCGAGCACGAGATGCCCGGCCTCATGGCGATCCGCGAGCGCTACCGCGCGAGCCAGCCGCTCGCCGGCATCAAGGTCATGGGCAGCCTGCACATGACGATCCAGACTGCAGTGCTGATCGAGACGCTCACCGAGCTCGGCGCCGACGTGCGCTGGGTGTCGTGCAACATCTTCTCGACGCAGGACCACGCCGCGGCCGCCGTCGTGGTCGGGCCGCACGGAACGCCGGAGGATCCGCAGGGAACGCCGGTGTTCGCGTGGAAGGGCGAGACGCTCGAGGAGTACTGGTGGTGCACGAAGGAGGCGCTCGTCTGGCCCGACGGCAGCGGGCCCGACCAGATCGTCGACGACGGCGGCGACGCGACGCTGTGGATCCACAAGGCGCGCGAGTTCGAGCAGGCCGAGAAGGTGCCGGACTTCAACCCGGCGACCGACGCCGAGGAGTGGGGCGTGATCCTCGAGCTCGCGAAGAGCGAGTTCGAGGAGAACCGCAAGAAGTGGACGCCCATCAGCGAGAACGTGCGCGGCGTCTCCGAGGAGACGACGACGGGCGTGCATCGCCTCTACCAGATGGCGACGGCCGGCACGCTCCTGTTCCCCGCCATCAACGTCAACGACTCGGTCACGAAGTCGAAGTTCGACAACATCTACGGCTGCCGGCACTCGCTGCCCGACGGCCTGATGCGCGCCACCGACGTGATGCTGGGCGGAAAGGTCGCCGTGGTCTGCGGCTACGGCGAGGTCGGCAAGGGCTGCGCACAGGCGCTGCGCGGCCAGGGCTGCCGCGTCATCGTGACCGAGATCGACCCGATCTGCGCCCTCCAGGCCGCGATGGAAGGCTACGAGGTGAAGACGGTCGAGGACGTCGTCGAGACCGCGGACATCTTCGTCACCACGACGGGCAACTTCGACATCATCACCGCGAAGCACATGGCGCGCATGAAGGACAAGGCGATCGTCGGCAACATCGGCCACTTCGACAACGAGATCGACATGGCCGGGCTCAAGAAGATCGCCGGGATCCGCAAGGAGAACATCAAGGAGCAGTACGACGAGTGGATCTTCCCGGACGGTCACTCGGTGCTGATCCTGGCCGAGGGACGGCTGCTGAACCTCGGCTGCGCGACGGGCCACCCGAGCTTCGTGATGTCGGCCTCGTTCACGAACCAGGTGCTCGCGCAGATCGAGCTCGCGAAGAACCGCGACCAGTACGAGCGCAAGGTCTACATGCTGCCGAAGCAGCTCGATGAAGAGGTCGCGCGGCTGCACCTCGAGCAGCTCGGCGTGAAGCTCACGAAGCTCTCGAAGGCACAGGCCGACTACATCGGCGTGCCCATCGAGGGGCCCTACAAGCCCGATCACTACCGCTACTAG
- a CDS encoding tyrosine-protein phosphatase: MQRKIPLEGCFNFRDLGGYPTRDGRRVRWRRLFRSDGLQLLTDADVAHLRDDLRLASIVDLRSTAELEQDGRGRLAGTDMRFHHVPFFDGPRSAQRPPPEQTLADLYLGMIERAGAPIARAISVLAETPPDRAAVYHCAAGKDRTGVLSALLLSLLGVDDELIVADYALSQESMDDVIARLESLRGYEDIWKELPPDTMHAHPDTMRRLLTALDERWGGAAGLAKSIGVAPRALDALREHGLE, encoded by the coding sequence GTGCAACGCAAGATCCCGCTCGAAGGCTGCTTCAACTTCCGCGATCTCGGCGGCTACCCGACGCGCGACGGGCGTCGCGTCCGATGGCGGCGCCTCTTCCGCAGCGACGGCTTGCAGCTGCTCACCGATGCGGACGTCGCGCACCTCCGCGACGACCTGCGCCTCGCATCGATCGTCGATCTCCGGTCGACGGCCGAGCTCGAGCAGGACGGTCGCGGCCGGCTCGCGGGGACCGACATGCGGTTCCACCACGTGCCCTTCTTCGACGGGCCGCGCTCCGCCCAGCGCCCGCCCCCCGAGCAGACGCTCGCCGACCTCTACCTCGGGATGATCGAGCGCGCGGGTGCGCCGATCGCGCGCGCGATCTCCGTGCTCGCCGAGACCCCGCCCGACCGCGCCGCCGTGTACCACTGCGCCGCGGGCAAGGACCGCACGGGCGTCCTCTCCGCCCTCCTGCTCTCGCTGCTCGGCGTCGACGACGAGCTCATCGTCGCCGACTACGCGCTCTCGCAGGAGAGCATGGACGACGTGATCGCGCGGCTCGAGTCCTTGCGCGGGTACGAGGACATCTGGAAGGAGCTCCCGCCCGACACGATGCACGCGCATCCCGACACCATGCGCCGCCTGCTCACCGCGCTCGACGAGCGCTGGGGCGGAGCGGCCGGCCTCGCGAAGTCGATCGGTGTCGCGCCGCGCGCGCTCGACGCCCTGCGCGAGCACGGGCTCGAGTGA
- a CDS encoding Hsp33 family molecular chaperone HslO, which yields MSSNEPALPPPVVDVLVRASTADGSASAMALTATGLVRTAVATAPTSAAAAGALGRALMAALLMAASKKSGESVQLQLRGKGPLGTVTAIATAELDVRGTVAHRRAEGRTREDGRPDLADAVGTGILAVVRFHPRWREPYSGYVPMTMRDIAKDLTRYLLESEQAPSAMGLSVEHGEGSAVVGAAAFLVQALPGADDGVLAELEANIKALPHAAALVARDGLDADALLDRLAGDVQLGARTRATPRFHCPCDEQRAIGALRLLDPEELREMVRRGEGQEVECQFCGVAYQLAPEAVREAARERVGAR from the coding sequence ATGTCGTCGAACGAGCCCGCGCTGCCGCCGCCCGTCGTCGACGTCCTCGTGCGGGCGAGCACGGCGGACGGGAGCGCGAGCGCGATGGCGCTGACCGCGACGGGGCTCGTCCGGACGGCGGTCGCGACCGCACCGACGTCGGCCGCGGCCGCCGGCGCACTCGGACGCGCGCTGATGGCCGCGCTCCTCATGGCCGCGAGCAAGAAGTCCGGCGAGAGCGTGCAGCTGCAGCTGCGCGGGAAGGGCCCGCTCGGAACGGTCACGGCGATCGCGACGGCCGAGCTCGACGTGCGCGGCACGGTCGCACACCGACGCGCCGAGGGACGCACGCGCGAGGACGGCCGGCCCGACCTGGCCGACGCCGTGGGCACGGGCATTCTCGCGGTCGTCCGCTTCCACCCGCGCTGGCGCGAGCCGTACTCCGGCTACGTCCCGATGACGATGCGCGATATCGCGAAGGACCTGACGCGCTACCTGCTCGAGAGCGAGCAGGCGCCTTCGGCGATGGGCCTCTCCGTCGAGCACGGGGAGGGCAGTGCGGTCGTCGGCGCTGCGGCCTTCCTGGTACAGGCGCTGCCGGGAGCCGACGACGGTGTCCTCGCCGAGCTCGAGGCCAACATCAAGGCGTTGCCCCACGCGGCGGCGCTCGTCGCGCGCGACGGGCTCGACGCGGATGCGCTGCTCGACCGGCTCGCGGGCGACGTCCAGCTCGGTGCGCGCACGCGCGCGACGCCGCGCTTCCACTGCCCGTGCGACGAGCAGCGCGCCATCGGCGCGCTGCGGCTCCTCGACCCCGAGGAGCTGCGCGAGATGGTGCGACGCGGCGAGGGGCAGGAGGTCGAGTGCCAGTTCTGCGGCGTCGCCTACCAGCTCGCGCCCGAGGCCGTCCGCGAAGCGGCGCGCGAGCGCGTGGGGGCTCGTTAG
- the rmuC gene encoding DNA recombination protein RmuC, with protein MGQLASRLAAALDGTHPLGALEAGLVLLALLVGACAALLVVVALRTRGDAARRLEARLDVLAQLQTRVDRGVRDELARSREEVATHTRHLREEVGGALRGASEGIQKQLKDVQDTLHLQLHALRGENERKLEQMRATVDEKLQGTLEKRLGEAFQQVSERLEAVHKGLGEMQSLAVGVGDLKRVLTNVKTRGTFGETRLEALLDQTLAPAQWEREVQLRRGSAERVDFAIRFPGAEGDGGEPVWLPLDAKFPQEDYERLVDAQERASTPELEAAASALEQRVLQQARTIRDKYVCPPATTDFAVMFLPTEGLYAEVLRRPGLAERLQRECRVVVAGPTTVLALLNSLQMGFRTLAIQKRSAEVWRVLGAVKTEFGRFGDLLDKVDKKLQEASNTIGVASSRSRTIERRLRGVEELPDGEAARVLEDGSDDGDDG; from the coding sequence ATGGGCCAGCTCGCATCGCGGCTCGCGGCGGCGCTCGACGGCACGCATCCGCTCGGCGCGCTCGAGGCCGGGCTCGTGCTCCTCGCGCTGCTCGTCGGCGCGTGCGCAGCGCTGCTCGTCGTCGTCGCACTCCGGACGCGCGGCGATGCCGCGCGGCGCCTCGAAGCGCGGCTCGACGTGTTGGCGCAGCTGCAGACGCGCGTCGACCGCGGCGTCCGCGACGAGCTCGCCCGCAGCCGCGAGGAGGTCGCCACGCACACGCGCCACCTGCGCGAGGAGGTCGGCGGCGCGCTGCGCGGTGCGAGCGAGGGCATCCAGAAGCAGCTGAAGGACGTCCAGGACACGCTCCACCTGCAGCTCCACGCGCTGCGCGGCGAGAACGAGCGCAAGCTCGAGCAGATGCGCGCCACCGTGGACGAGAAGCTGCAGGGCACGCTCGAGAAGCGCCTCGGCGAGGCGTTCCAGCAGGTGAGCGAACGCCTCGAGGCGGTGCACAAGGGCCTCGGCGAGATGCAGTCGCTCGCCGTCGGCGTCGGCGACCTGAAGCGGGTCCTCACCAACGTGAAGACGCGCGGGACGTTCGGCGAGACGCGGCTCGAGGCGCTGCTCGACCAGACGCTCGCGCCCGCGCAGTGGGAGCGCGAGGTCCAGCTCCGGCGCGGAAGCGCCGAGCGCGTCGACTTCGCGATCCGCTTCCCGGGCGCCGAGGGCGACGGCGGCGAGCCCGTCTGGCTGCCGCTCGACGCGAAGTTCCCGCAGGAGGACTACGAGCGGCTCGTCGACGCGCAGGAGCGCGCGAGCACTCCGGAGCTCGAGGCCGCGGCGAGCGCGCTCGAGCAGCGCGTGCTGCAGCAGGCGCGGACGATTCGCGACAAGTACGTGTGCCCGCCCGCGACGACCGACTTCGCCGTGATGTTCCTTCCTACGGAAGGGCTCTACGCGGAGGTGCTGCGACGCCCCGGCCTGGCGGAACGCCTGCAGCGCGAGTGCCGCGTCGTGGTCGCCGGCCCGACGACGGTGCTCGCGCTGCTGAACAGCCTGCAGATGGGCTTCCGGACGCTCGCGATCCAGAAGCGGTCGGCCGAGGTCTGGCGCGTGCTCGGCGCCGTGAAGACCGAGTTCGGACGGTTCGGCGACCTGCTCGACAAGGTCGACAAGAAGCTGCAGGAGGCGTCGAACACGATCGGTGTCGCGTCGAGCAGGTCGCGCACGATCGAGCGGCGGCTGCGCGGGGTCGAGGAGCTGCCCGACGGCGAGGCCGCCCGCGTGCTCGAGGACGGAAGCGACGACGGCGACGACGGCTGA
- a CDS encoding dihydrofolate reductase, with amino-acid sequence MAKDGARDELGLIVAMSRGRVIGRDGRLPWRLSADLAHFKATTLGHCLLVGRRTWESLPGPLPGRTLVVLTRDASFAPEGVERASSLEAAIALAHGLGDRAPIVAGGAAIYALALPLATRVWLTRVDADVAGDVHFPDWDPRAEGFERVAVGAHAADARNEHAFAIEEWVRRGA; translated from the coding sequence TTGGCGAAGGACGGTGCGCGCGACGAGCTCGGCCTGATCGTCGCGATGTCGCGCGGGCGCGTGATCGGACGCGACGGCCGGCTGCCGTGGCGGCTCTCGGCCGACCTCGCGCACTTCAAGGCGACGACGCTCGGCCACTGCCTGCTCGTGGGGCGCCGCACGTGGGAGTCGCTGCCCGGCCCGCTTCCCGGCCGCACGCTCGTCGTCCTCACGCGCGACGCGTCGTTCGCGCCCGAGGGCGTCGAGCGCGCGTCGAGCCTCGAGGCGGCGATCGCGCTCGCCCACGGGCTCGGCGACCGCGCGCCGATCGTCGCCGGGGGTGCGGCGATCTACGCGCTCGCGCTGCCTCTCGCGACGCGCGTCTGGCTCACGCGCGTCGACGCGGACGTCGCGGGCGACGTGCACTTCCCCGACTGGGACCCGCGCGCCGAGGGCTTCGAGCGCGTCGCCGTCGGCGCACACGCCGCCGACGCGCGCAACGAGCACGCGTTCGCGATCGAGGAGTGGGTGCGGCGCGGCGCGTGA
- a CDS encoding thymidylate synthase has translation MRSYLDLMAQVLERGVDKNDRTGTGTRSLFGHQLRFDLARGFPLVTTKKVHTKSIVHELLWFVAGGTNVGPLQREGVSIWDEWADDQGELGPIYGHQWRSWPGATGDAIDQLAGVVDEIRRNPDSRRLIVSAWNVADLPRMALAPCHVLFQFYVAEGRLSCQLYQRSADLFLGVPFNIASYALLTMMVAQVCDLAPGDFVHTFGDVHLYANHLDQARLQLSRDPRPLPTMKLDPQVKRIDDFRFEHFRLEGYDPHPHIAAPVAV, from the coding sequence GTGCGCTCCTATCTCGATCTGATGGCGCAGGTGCTCGAACGCGGCGTCGACAAGAACGATCGCACGGGCACGGGCACGCGGAGCCTCTTCGGCCACCAGCTGCGCTTCGACCTCGCGCGCGGCTTCCCGCTCGTCACGACCAAGAAGGTCCACACGAAGTCGATCGTCCACGAGCTGCTGTGGTTCGTCGCGGGCGGAACGAACGTCGGGCCGCTCCAGCGCGAAGGCGTCTCGATCTGGGACGAGTGGGCGGACGACCAGGGCGAGCTCGGCCCGATCTACGGCCACCAGTGGCGCTCGTGGCCCGGAGCGACGGGCGATGCGATCGACCAGCTCGCGGGCGTCGTCGACGAGATCCGCCGCAACCCCGACTCGCGGCGGCTGATCGTCTCCGCCTGGAACGTCGCCGACCTGCCGCGCATGGCGCTCGCGCCGTGTCACGTGCTGTTCCAGTTCTACGTCGCCGAGGGGCGACTCTCGTGCCAGCTCTACCAGCGCAGCGCCGACCTCTTCCTCGGCGTCCCGTTCAACATCGCGTCGTACGCGCTGCTCACGATGATGGTCGCCCAGGTGTGCGACCTCGCGCCCGGCGACTTCGTCCACACGTTCGGCGACGTCCACCTCTACGCGAACCACCTCGACCAGGCGCGCCTGCAGCTCTCGCGCGATCCGCGCCCGCTGCCGACGATGAAGCTCGACCCGCAGGTGAAGCGGATCGACGACTTCCGCTTCGAGCACTTCCGGCTCGAAGGCTACGACCCGCACCCGCACATCGCCGCGCCCGTCGCGGTCTGA